In Peromyscus maniculatus bairdii isolate BWxNUB_F1_BW_parent chromosome 21, HU_Pman_BW_mat_3.1, whole genome shotgun sequence, one DNA window encodes the following:
- the Znf318 gene encoding zinc finger protein 318 isoform X2, producing the protein MAMDAVKQGRTVLCNIEASEDRAARDDLADDSVFTRSSQCSRGLDRYISREEGPLSPLLGQLDEDYRARETFLHRSEYSPHISCHEELLRGAGQSRDKLRSSSYSRRSEERSRETKRPRYDDTEKVHGIGGDHASFPFGTRSYRQRRRSPSPRFLDPEFRELDLARRKREEEEQNRSLSQELVGVDDDDATSCSIPGLSDVLATSEPGYSLHQPEEVPVMPKKSILKKRIEVDLKPSFQLESFSSRPSSGRDHPLYSEHSPPPLGGAIPAFAPEIESKGTTVEADLKEPQSNLYQWGPLRDIPKDSNPLSDKLDSFLCYKEKLNLKAEGLERHTDFLLPHERASQDGSGFSRILSMLADPTSTQEKRRRSFPDIEDEEKFLYGDEEEDIKAESPPKALGDSESKGSRQKASSLTSTPAIKLESLEESNPEYAKIHDLLKTIGLDIGVAEISKLAARTQERLHGKKPSSRSLADRRSSADRHFSADRCSSVDHSFSTDRRSSDSHRLESREAHPSNTQSPEVSHPHPASPVDPYLLTKNSPPFLKSDHPMGHVSGPDVVGGGFQSPVPVRCMLPSAPSTPVRLPHPAPLTQFHIPRPPPQFAPPRLPPNHQGSVIPSPSFDAYRHYMAYTAPRWPMYPASQPSSLPVSEPHRLIPTIIKQATNKQASRPNLLVIPTVTPEKSKQEVSVLGSVSVKQVPVQASIPSLIRYNPEKTSDEKNRASQKQKVIEEREKLKTDQEARQKKLFSLRTELERLHKQQGEMLRKKRREKDGHKDPLLMEVSRLQDSIMKDIAELHKESEEAEKKQSELDKVAQILGIDIFDKPLKSSNDSKESTEKPEKGEKSKSPEKELSPLNSPSANKESKVNEKSYIKSPNSTESLQPASKQSEQPVAGYEYYDAGNHWCKDCNTICGTMFDFFTHMHSKKHTQTLDPYNRPWASKTQSETKQDTGKRTDKITVPAKGSEFLIPITGFYCQLCEEFLGDPISGEQHVKGHQHNEKYKNYVEENPLYEERRNLDRQAGLAVVLETERRRQSELKRKLSEKPKEEKVEKKAKVVREPKEEEDKASTDLEDQLSEGGNSPEKGEVRRNASLKLPGREEVKKESSVASSFGKFSWKKPEKEEEKSSPVAPSAPKEDTVENSKDKDDGKAETGKAKPIKIKLSGKTVVAHTSPWTPVVTTSTQTKIRPNLPIPSTVLRKSGSATVSKPAPLNTFLSIKSSGTSARPLPVVKESSSDLLLPPDIISKAFGGEEVILKGSPEEKVELAEKNEPSQVPEQMLALPPPPPPPPPPPPPPLVIPPPSAPSPAQANVLAPVKSDSVISQTLGGAFQGPKILNPALPVAFTTSEQPVAIPSDETAPGVSESDRDQTLISMLVRPPPPLSSVFSEQAKKLEKRNLCLATANAKDLYGIFYSSGGKGAHETKLSSSPLANGESSSLSRTESSDISSTSTLHSSESPEDLPQDSGLVTAPVISQLEDPISKGVVSVEKWSVVKHIDPQSRDSSYSFLQPLTRLYQNRPYEMVTPKTETSAMWTSASFQSNTDKDSPPEGKIKFDLGEPGTSGTDSASHLSDTHCHTKGSQKLVETNFVDSQNKNQELNQSEDCREREMKRNTELKGKGAVEEGAGASIGLHGIEDSSLNHGNRNTWEGEIGQPKLSTTDQEVERSRRLMTGHENPNQVGIEPSQSLSSKRAKIESFPSLLQSPKSVPELLLLSPPRSDMCLKKPEAWESPEKLGRSPEKLEVEAVEPQDPCPELTVTIESKALENLDAPHLKVEGLAALRNLGDVCADFCNAQVERAHRSPTAPSQKMCEENSVLSVVCNPSGPTDFEPIPSFSGFPLESPKTLVLNFETEGEHSSSNPRNGRITSNCLEPGHPVENIDHDLGGERTHQALDLLAGGMLSEEVKETSQLPKDLLRMESTTVSPSGLGPSPCLPDLVDFVTRTTGVPKEKLCSPLSEPDDFLRCNSLEMGSPPLGVLNVPGSEAVPQVSADIGSSVNLVRTPPSASPSRDQVVRGNLNPQEMPEQEAAVDVIPDHTRASVQDYNSQDYLNG; encoded by the exons GGATGATCTGGCTGATGATTCTGTCTTCACTCGAAGCTCCCAGTGCTCTCGGGGCCTTGACAGATACATTTCTCGGGAGGAGGGGCCGCTTAGTCCCTTATTGGGACAACTCGATGAGGACTACCGAGCAAGAGAAACGTTTTTGCACAGATCTGAGTATAGTCCCCATATCAGTTGCCATGAAGAACTGTTGAGGGGAGCAGGACAGAGTAGAGACAAACTCAGAAGCTCCTCCTACTCTCGACGATCTGAGGAGAGAAGCCGGGAGACCAAAAGACCCCGTTATGATGACACAGAGAAGGTGCATGGCATAGGAGGGGACCACGCAAGTTTTCCGTTTGGGACTCGCAGCTATCGACAGCGAAGAAGAAGCCCCAGCCCTAGGTTTCTCGACCCCGAGTTTCGAGAACTGGACCTTGCCAGGCGAAAGCGAGAGGAAGAAGAACAAAATAGGAGCTTGAGTCAGGAGCTTGTGGgagttgatgatgatgatgcaacTAGCTGTTCCATCCCTGGGTTGTCAGATGTCCTAGCAACATCAGAGCCAGGATATTCTTTGCATCAGCCTGAAGAAGTGCCTGTGATGCCCAAGAAGTCCATTCTGAAGAAGCGAATTGAAGTGGACCTGAAGCCTTCCTTTCAG CTGGAGAGCTTTTCCAGCAGACCCAGCTCTGGTCGGGATCACCCTCTCTATTCGGAACACTCACCTCCTCCACTAGGTGGTGCCATTCCTGCTTTTGCTCCCGAGATTGAAAGTAAGGGAACTACAGTGGAGGCTGACCTGAAGGAACCTCAGAGTAACCTGTACCAGTGGGGTCCCCTCCGTGACATCCCTAAAGACAGCAATCCTCTCAGTGACAAGTTGGACAGTTTTCTGTGCTATAAGGAAAAATTGAACTTGAAGGCTGAGGGACTTGAACGACATACAGACTTCTTACTGCCCCATGAGAGAGCTAGCCAGGATGGCAGTGGCTTTTCCCGAATTCTGAGCATGTTGGCTGATCCTACCAgtacacaggaaaaaagaagacggAGTTTCCCTGATATTGAGGATGAGGAGAAATTTCTCTATGGGGATGAAGAGGAGGATATAAAAGCAGAATCTCCACCTAAGGCCCTTGGGGACTCCGAGAGTAAAGGTTCGAGACAGAAAGCAAGCTCTCTGACCTCAACCCCAGCCATAAAGCTAGAATCACTAGAAGAGAGCAATCCGGAATATGCCAAGATTCATGACTTGCTTAAGACCATAGGACTGGATATTGGAGTAGCAGAAATTAGTAAATTGGCTGCACGTACCCAGGAGCGACTTCATGGCAAGAAGCCATCATCACGCTCCTTAGCTGACCGGCGTTCATCTGCTGACCGACACTTTTCAGCTGACCGCTGTTCCTCAGTTGACCACAGTTTCTCGACTGATCGGCGCTCATCAGATTCTCACAGACTGGAGAGCAGGGAGGCACATCCCAGCAATACTCAGTCCCCAGAAGTATCTCATCCACACCCAGCCTCCCCGGTAGATCCTTACCTGCTCACAAAAAATAGCCCTCCATTCTTAAAGTCTGACCATCCAATGGGTCATGTTTCAGGACCAGACGTAGTTGGCGGTGGGTTTCAGTCACCTGTTCCTGTTAGGTGCATGTTGCCATCGGCTCCATCTACTCCAGTTAGACTTCCACACCCTGCCCCTTTAACCCAGTTCCATATACCAAGGCCACCGCCCCAGTTTGCTCCACCTCGGTTACCTCCAAACCACCAGGGATCTGtcattccctctccttcctttgaTGCCTATAGGCACTACATGGCATACACAGCCCCAAGGTGGCCCATGTATCCTGCCTCTCAACCATCAAGCCTCCCTGTATCAGAACCACACAGGCTAATACCAACAATCATCAAACAAgctacaaacaaacaagctaGTCGCCCCAATCTCCTTGTGATCCCCACCGTGACTCCTGAAAAGTCCAAACAAGAGGTGTCAGTGCTAGGCTCGGTTTCTGTTAAGCAAGTTCCTGTTCAGGCGTCCATTCCATCACTCATAAGATATAATCCAGAGAAGACCTCTGACGAGAAGAACCGTGCTTCCCAGAAGCAGAAG GTTATTGAAGAGCGGGAAAAATTGAAGACTGACCAGGAAGCCAGGCAGAAGAAACTGTTTTCTCTCAGGACTGAGCTGGAGCGGCTTCATAAACAACAAG GGGAGATGTTGCGCAAGAAACGAAGGGAGAAGGATGGTCACAAAGACCCACTTCTGATGGAGGTGAGTCGACTTCAGGATAGCATTATGAAGGACATTGCAGAGCTACATAAAGAgtcagaagaagcagaaaagaagcAATCTGAACTGGACAAAGTGGCACAGATCTTGGGAATTGACATCTTTGATAAACCCCTGAAATCTTCAAATGACAGTAAAGAGTCTACAGAGAAGcctgaaaaaggagaaaaatcgaAGAGCCCAGAGAAAGAGTTGTCACCCTTAAACTCTCCTTCTGCCAACAAG GAATCAAAAGTCAATGAAAAGTCCTATATTAAGAGCCCTAATTCTACTGAAAGCCTCCAGCCGGCCTCTAAGCAGTCTGAGCAGCCTGTTGCTGGTTATGAGTATTATGATGCTGGCAATCACTGGTGCAAAGACTGCAACACCATATGTGGGACCATGTTTGACTTCTTCACGCATATGCACAGTAAAAAGCACACACAG ACACTGGATCCCTACAACAGACCTTGGGCTTCAAAGACCCAGAGTGAGACTAAGCAAGACACTGGAAAGCGAACTGACAAGATAACTGTTCCTGCAAAAG gTTCTGAGTTTCTGATTCCCATCACTGGATTTTACTGCCAACTTTGTGAGGAATTTTTGGGGGATCCAATTTCTGGAGAGCAACATGTGAAGGGTCACCAGCACAATGAGAAATACAAG AACTATGTGGAAGAAAACCCATTGTATGAAGAACGAAGAAATCTGGACCGCCAGGCTGGCTTGGCCGTGGTCCTAGAGACAGAGCGACGGCGGCAGAGTGAGCTGAAGCGCAAACTTAGTGAGAAACCAAAGGAGGAGAAGGTAGAGAAAAAGGCAAAGGTTGTCAGAGAACcgaaggaagaggaggacaagGCCTCCACAGACTTAGAGGACCAGCTGTCTGAGGGTGGGAACTCCCCTGAAAAGGGTGAAGTTAGAAGGAACGCTAGCCTCAAGCTCCCAGGAAGAGAAGAGGTAAAGAAGGAGTCATCAGTAGCATCTTCTTTTGGAAAGTTCAgttggaagaagccagagaaagaagaggaaaaaagttcACCAGTGGCCCCAAGTGCCCCCAAGGAAGACACTGTGGAAAACAGTAAGGACAAAGACGATGGAAAAGCTGAAACCGGAAAGGCAAAACCCATCAAAATCAAGCTTTCTGGGAAAACTGTTGTTGCGCATACCAGCCCCTGGACACCTGTTGTTACAACTTCAACACAGACTAAGATCCGACCCAACCTGCCTATCCCATCCACGGTACTCCGCAAATCGGGGTCAGCCACAGTGAGCAAGCCTGCCCCTCTTAACACCTTTCTGTCCATCAAGTCCTCTGGGACGTCTGCCAGACCTCTGCCAGTGGTTAAAGAGTCTTCATCTGATCTACTCTTGCCTCCAGATATCATCTCCAAAGCTTTTGGAGGGGAAGAGGTGATTCTAAAAGGATCTCCAGAGGAAAAAGTGGAACTGGCTGAAAAGAATGAGCCATCCCAAGTACCTGAGCAAATGTTggctctgccaccaccacctccaccaccaccacctccacctccaccaccgcTGGTTATACCTCCTCCATCTGCCCCATCTCCTGCTCAAGCAAATGTCTTAGCTCCAGTGAAATCCGATTCAGTTATATCTCAGACTCTCGGTGGTGCCTTCCAAGGTCCTAAGATTTTGAACCCAGCTTTGCCTGTAGCCTTCACGACCTCAGAACAGCCAGTCGCTATTCCTTCTGATGAGACAGCTCCTGGGGTGAGTGAGAGTGACCGCGACCAGACCCTGATCTCTATGTTAGTGCGGCCTCCGCCACCCCTCTCAAGTGTATTCAGTGAGCAGGCCAAAAAATTAGAAAAGCGGAACTTGTGCTTAGCCACAGCCAATGCTAAGGACCTGTATGGGATATTCTACAGCAGTGGTGGGAAGGGGGCCCATGAGACTAAGCTGAGTAGTAGTCCATTGGCCAACGGGGAAAGTAGCAGCCTCTCCAGAACTGAAAGTTCAGATATCTCTTCCACTTCTACTTTGCACAGTAGTGAATCCCCAGAGGACCTGCCTCAAGATAGTGGTTTGGTCACTGCTCCTGTAATTAGCCAACTTGAAGATCCCATTTCAAAAGGTGTGGTGTCTGTAGAGAAATGGTCAGTTGTCAAGCATATAGATCCCCAAAGTAGAGACAGCAGCTACAGCTTCCTACAGCCTCTGACAAGGTTGTACCAAAATAGGCCTTATGAAATGGTTACCCCAAAGACAGAGACTTCAGCCATGTGGACTTCGGCTTCCTTCCAGAGTAACACTGATAAGGATAGCCCTCCAGAGGGGAAAATCAAATTTGACCTGGGAGAGCCAGGGACATCTGGTACAGACTCAGCTTCTCATCTGTCAGATACGCACTGTCATACCAAGGGGTCTCAGAAGTTGGTAGAAACTAACTTTGTAGATAGCCAAAACAAGAACCAAGAGTTGAACCAGTCTGAGGActgtagagaaagagaaatgaagagaaatactGAACTAAAAGGAAAGGGAGCAGTTGAAGAAGGAGCAGGAGCCAGCATTGGACTCCACGGCATAGAAGATTCCAGTTTGAACCACGGCAACAGAAACacatgggaaggagaaataggacAACCCAAATTATCAACAACTGACCAAGAGGTGGAGCGGTCTAGGAGACTGATGACAGGCCATGAGAACCCAAATCAAGTGGGAATTGAACCgagtcagtctctctcttccAAAAGGGCAAAGATAGAGTCATTTCCATCGTTGCTCCAGAGTCCAAAAAGTGTGCCTGAGTTACTTCTGCTGTCCCCACCTAGATCAGATATGTGTTTAAAGAAACCGGAGGCTTGGGAGAGCCCAGAGAAACTAGGAAGGAGCCCAGAGAAGCTAGAGGTGGAAGCTGTGGAGCCACAAGACCCCTGTCCAGAACTAACAGTGACAATAGAAAGCAAAGCCCTGGAAAACTTGGACGCTCCACACTTAAAGGTAGAGGGGCTTGCTGCCCTCAGGAATCTGGGGGATGTGTGTGCTGATTTCTGCAATGCTCAGGTAGAACGAGCACATAGATCACCAACTGCCCCGTCCCAGAAAATGTGTGAAGAAAATTCTGTACTATCTGTAGTGTGTAATCCTTCCGGCCCCACTGACTTTGAACCAATACCATCTTTTTCTGGGTTTCCGTTAGAATCTCCCAAAACTTTGGTGCTTAATTTTGAAACAGAGGGTGAACATAGTTCTTCTAATCCCAGAAATGGAAGAATTACTTCCAACTGTCTAGAACCAGGACACCCTGTAGAAAACATTGACCATGACTTAGGAGGTGAGAGAACACACCAGGCCCTTGACTTATTGGCTGGAGGAATGCTGTCTGAGGAAGTAAAAGAAACTTCACAATTACCGAAAGATTTACTCAGAATGGAATCCACAACAGTCAGTCCTTCAGGCCTTGGACCATCTCCTTGCCTTCCAGACCTTGTTGATTTTGTCACACGGACGACTGGAGTTCCAAAAGAGAAACTGTGCTCTCCGCTCTCTGAGCCAGATGACTTTCTTAGGTGTAATTCCTTGGAGATGGGCTCACCACCGCTTGGAGTTCTGAATGTACCTGGTTCAGAGGCAGTTCCTCAAGTAAGTGCAGACATTGGCAGTTCTGTGAACTTGGTGAGAACTCCACCCTCGGCGTCCCCTTCGAGGGATCAGGTAGTCAGAGGCAATCTAAACCCTCAGGAAATGCCTGAACAAGAAGCTGCAGTTGATGTCATCCCAGACCACACAAGAGCAAGTGTTCAGGACTacaacagccaggactacctGAATGGATGA